In Haloarcula salinisoli, one genomic interval encodes:
- a CDS encoding acetyl-CoA carboxylase biotin carboxylase subunit, translating to MFDKVLVANRGEIAVRVMRACDELGIGTVAVYSEADKHAGHVRYADEAYNVGPARAADSYLDQDQIIETAQQADADAIHPGYGFLAENADFARKVEAADGLTWIGPAGDAMEKLGEKTKARAIMQEADVPIVPGTDPIEDPERVKEFGEENGYPVAIKAEGGGGGRGMKIVHTPDEAEEQLESAKREGEAYFSNDSVYLERYLENPRHIEVQIIADHEGNVRHLGERDCSLQRRHQKVIEEGPSAALSDELREKIGEAARRGVREAEYYNAGTVEFLVEEDPERGPDEVLGPDTNFYFLEVNTRIQVEHCVTEEITGIDIVKWQIRVAQDELLSFEQDEVEIEGHAMEFRINAENAAKDFAPAQSGELEVYDPPGGIGVRMDDALRQGDELVTDYDSMIAKLIVYGADRDEAIARGKRALAEFDVEGFPTVIPFHRLMLTDEEFVNSTHTTKYLDETLEKSRIEAAQEKWGTETEPSEGDEEEVVEREFTVEVNGKRFDVDLEEHGAPPINVGDVDTSGGDGPQRPSAGGGGSGGGGGGGGSSAEGQEVTAEMQGTILEVSVDEGDEIGAGDVLCVLEAMKMENDIVAERGGVVNEVAIGEGDSVDMGDLLFVIGSE from the coding sequence ATGTTTGATAAGGTGCTCGTCGCCAACCGCGGGGAAATCGCGGTGCGCGTCATGCGGGCCTGCGACGAGTTGGGCATCGGGACAGTTGCGGTCTACTCTGAGGCGGACAAACACGCCGGCCACGTTCGCTACGCCGACGAGGCGTACAACGTGGGGCCGGCACGGGCCGCCGACTCGTATCTCGATCAGGACCAGATAATCGAGACGGCCCAGCAGGCCGACGCCGACGCCATCCACCCCGGCTACGGCTTCCTCGCCGAGAACGCGGATTTCGCCCGCAAGGTCGAAGCCGCCGACGGCCTCACGTGGATCGGCCCCGCCGGCGACGCCATGGAGAAGCTGGGCGAGAAGACGAAAGCCCGGGCGATTATGCAGGAGGCCGACGTGCCGATCGTCCCCGGGACCGACCCAATCGAGGACCCCGAGCGGGTCAAAGAGTTCGGCGAAGAGAACGGCTACCCCGTCGCCATCAAAGCCGAGGGCGGCGGTGGCGGCCGTGGGATGAAGATCGTCCACACCCCCGACGAGGCCGAGGAGCAACTCGAATCGGCCAAACGCGAGGGCGAGGCGTACTTCTCGAACGACTCGGTCTATCTCGAACGCTACCTGGAGAACCCACGCCACATCGAGGTCCAGATTATCGCCGACCACGAGGGCAATGTCCGCCACCTCGGCGAGCGTGACTGCTCGCTGCAACGGCGCCACCAGAAGGTCATCGAGGAAGGCCCGTCGGCCGCCCTCTCGGACGAGCTCCGCGAGAAGATCGGTGAGGCCGCCCGTCGAGGAGTTCGGGAGGCCGAGTACTACAACGCCGGGACCGTCGAGTTCCTCGTAGAGGAGGACCCCGAGCGCGGGCCCGACGAAGTACTGGGCCCCGACACGAACTTCTACTTCCTCGAAGTGAACACCCGCATCCAGGTCGAACACTGCGTCACGGAGGAGATAACGGGCATCGACATCGTCAAGTGGCAGATACGGGTCGCCCAGGACGAGCTGTTGTCATTCGAGCAAGACGAGGTGGAAATCGAGGGTCACGCGATGGAGTTCCGCATCAACGCCGAGAACGCGGCGAAGGACTTCGCGCCGGCACAGAGCGGCGAGCTGGAGGTGTACGACCCACCCGGTGGCATCGGCGTCCGGATGGACGACGCCCTGCGCCAGGGCGACGAACTCGTCACCGACTACGACTCGATGATAGCGAAGCTCATCGTCTACGGCGCCGACCGGGACGAGGCCATCGCCCGCGGGAAACGCGCGCTGGCGGAGTTCGACGTCGAGGGGTTCCCCACCGTCATCCCCTTCCACCGGCTGATGCTCACCGACGAGGAGTTCGTCAACTCCACCCACACGACGAAGTACCTCGACGAGACCCTGGAGAAGTCCCGCATCGAGGCCGCCCAGGAGAAGTGGGGCACGGAGACCGAACCCAGCGAGGGCGACGAGGAGGAGGTCGTCGAGCGGGAGTTCACCGTCGAGGTCAACGGCAAGCGCTTCGACGTGGACCTGGAGGAACACGGCGCCCCGCCGATAAACGTCGGCGACGTCGACACGTCGGGCGGCGACGGCCCGCAGCGGCCAAGCGCCGGCGGTGGCGGCTCCGGTGGCGGCGGTGGCGGTGGCGGCTCCAGCGCGGAGGGCCAGGAGGTCACCGCGGAGATGCAGGGCACCATCCTCGAAGTGAGCGTCGACGAGGGCGACGAGATAGGGGCCGGGGACGTGCTCTGTGTCCTCGAAGCGATGAAGATGGAAAACGACATCGTCGCCGAACGCGGCGGCGTCGTCAACGAGGTCGCCATCGGCGAGGGCGACTCCGTCGACATGGGCGACCTGCTCTTTGTCATCGGCTCCGAGTAG
- a CDS encoding acyl-CoA carboxylase subunit beta, translating into MSHEDRIEDLRERKAAAEKGGGEERIESQHEKGKLTARERIDYFLDDGSFVEIDALREHRSTNFDMEDNHVPGDGVVVGYGKVNGERVYVFAHDFTVFGGSLGEAFAQKVCKVMDKAIENGAPIIGLNDSAGARIQEGIDSLAGYADIFHRNQQASGVVPQISAIMGPCAGGAVYSPAITDFVYMVEETSHMFITGPDVIETVTGEEVGFDELGGATTHATESGVAHFTAADEKDALDDIRYLLSYLPPNNVADPPRVEPWDDPERRDESLVDTVPDAPQKPYDMTEVIGSVLDEDSFFEVGKDFARNIVTGFARLDGHSVGVVGNQPRVNAGTLDIDASKKGARFVRFCDAFNIPIVTFVDVPGFMPGKDQEKNGIITHGAKLLYAYSEATVPLLTVITRKAYGGAYDVMASKHIGADMNYAWPMAEIAVMGPQGAVNVLYSDELKDAEDVEARRQQLIDEYRDAFANPYIAAERGFVDDVLEPAETRPRLISDLELLRGKRKDQPDRKHGNIPL; encoded by the coding sequence ATGAGCCACGAGGACCGCATCGAGGACCTCCGCGAGCGCAAGGCAGCGGCCGAGAAGGGCGGTGGCGAGGAGCGTATCGAGTCCCAACACGAGAAGGGGAAACTCACCGCACGCGAGCGTATCGACTACTTCCTCGACGACGGCTCGTTCGTCGAGATAGACGCGCTGCGGGAGCACCGCTCGACGAACTTCGACATGGAGGACAACCACGTCCCCGGCGACGGCGTCGTCGTCGGCTACGGGAAGGTCAACGGCGAGCGCGTCTACGTCTTCGCCCACGACTTCACCGTCTTCGGCGGCTCGCTCGGTGAGGCCTTCGCCCAGAAGGTCTGCAAAGTGATGGACAAGGCCATCGAGAACGGTGCGCCAATCATCGGGCTCAACGACTCCGCGGGCGCGCGAATCCAGGAGGGTATCGACTCGCTTGCGGGCTACGCCGATATCTTCCATCGAAACCAGCAAGCGAGCGGCGTCGTCCCCCAGATTTCGGCCATCATGGGACCGTGTGCGGGCGGCGCGGTGTACTCCCCGGCCATCACCGACTTCGTCTACATGGTCGAGGAGACCAGCCACATGTTCATCACCGGGCCGGACGTCATCGAGACGGTCACCGGCGAGGAGGTCGGCTTCGACGAACTGGGCGGGGCCACGACCCACGCCACCGAGTCGGGGGTCGCACACTTCACCGCGGCCGACGAGAAGGATGCGCTGGACGACATCCGCTACCTGCTCTCCTATCTCCCGCCGAACAACGTCGCGGACCCGCCCCGCGTCGAGCCCTGGGACGACCCCGAACGGCGGGACGAGAGCCTGGTCGACACCGTCCCCGACGCCCCACAGAAGCCCTACGATATGACCGAGGTCATCGGGAGCGTCCTCGACGAAGACTCCTTCTTCGAGGTCGGGAAGGACTTCGCCCGGAACATCGTCACGGGCTTCGCTCGACTCGACGGCCACTCGGTCGGCGTCGTCGGCAACCAGCCACGGGTCAACGCCGGGACGCTCGATATCGACGCCTCGAAGAAGGGCGCCCGGTTCGTCCGCTTCTGTGACGCCTTTAACATCCCCATCGTCACCTTCGTCGACGTGCCCGGCTTCATGCCCGGCAAGGACCAGGAGAAAAACGGTATCATCACCCACGGCGCGAAGCTACTCTACGCCTACAGCGAGGCGACGGTGCCGCTACTGACAGTTATCACCCGGAAAGCGTACGGCGGCGCCTACGACGTGATGGCCTCGAAACACATCGGCGCGGATATGAACTACGCCTGGCCGATGGCCGAGATCGCCGTGATGGGGCCCCAGGGCGCGGTCAACGTCCTCTACAGCGACGAGCTGAAAGACGCCGAGGACGTCGAGGCCCGCCGCCAGCAGCTCATCGACGAGTACCGCGACGCCTTCGCCAACCCCTACATCGCCGCCGAACGGGGCTTCGTCGACGACGTGCTCGAACCCGCTGAGACCCGGCCGCGGCTCATCTCGGACCTCGAACTCCTGCGGGGCAAGCGCAAAGACCAGCCCGACCGGAAACACGGCAACATCCCGCTGTAG
- a CDS encoding uracil-DNA glycosylase family protein, which produces MKNITATLHNPFGFEAPCEPFVPGYGDANADFHVIGDNPRVHGGTDSGIPFTGTPAAERLQGALVAGGLLSETGTPPTVEKTYLSYLYMCGDRDPTEGDYADHEPLLDTEIRAITSHVLFPVGERATRHVFANMTPERADDVDMERLHATEVRGSGWLVYPIKEPADWTDADEDALVAALTALLATDYRQEAELGRFLPNDDVWRVR; this is translated from the coding sequence GTGAAGAACATCACGGCAACACTGCACAACCCCTTTGGCTTCGAGGCGCCGTGTGAGCCGTTCGTCCCGGGGTACGGTGACGCCAACGCCGACTTCCACGTCATCGGTGACAACCCCCGCGTCCACGGCGGGACCGACTCCGGCATCCCCTTTACCGGGACACCGGCCGCCGAGCGGCTCCAGGGGGCGCTCGTGGCGGGCGGCTTGCTCTCCGAGACCGGCACACCCCCGACCGTCGAGAAGACGTACCTCTCCTATCTGTACATGTGTGGAGACCGCGACCCGACCGAGGGCGACTACGCGGACCACGAGCCGCTGCTGGATACAGAAATCCGGGCCATCACCTCCCACGTCCTGTTCCCGGTCGGCGAGCGGGCGACGAGACACGTCTTCGCGAACATGACCCCCGAGCGCGCCGACGACGTCGATATGGAACGGCTCCACGCGACGGAGGTCCGGGGCAGCGGCTGGCTGGTCTACCCCATCAAGGAGCCGGCCGACTGGACCGACGCCGACGAGGACGCGCTGGTAGCCGCGCTGACGGCCCTGCTGGCGACGGACTACCGACAGGAGGCGGAGCTCGGACGGTTCCTGCCCAACGACGACGTCTGGCGGGTGCGGTGA
- a CDS encoding helix-turn-helix transcriptional regulator, which produces MEETLSEIEFLALSPNRVTVLESLAEGRRSRSELAETTGASQATLGRILGDFEDREWVRRTEGAYAATATGRLVAEGFRALLDVMAAERELRDVVAYLPTESMDFDLRHLAEATIVTPSETRPNAPLQRLLGLMREAASVTAFSHALNDQSLSVVADRLGDQEFEAVLTRGAVDSLVADDTLRERLRRVVSAPSAGVRVAEDDIPVAVTIADDVVNILVRDDRGVVQASVDTTDDAVREWAERRYEHYRVHSEPLTPDALEP; this is translated from the coding sequence ATGGAGGAGACGCTTTCCGAGATAGAGTTCCTCGCGCTCTCGCCCAACCGGGTCACCGTGCTCGAGTCCCTCGCGGAGGGTCGCCGGAGTCGGTCCGAGCTGGCCGAGACGACGGGGGCCTCACAGGCGACGCTGGGTCGGATTCTCGGCGACTTCGAGGACCGCGAGTGGGTCCGGCGGACCGAGGGGGCCTACGCTGCGACGGCGACCGGTCGACTCGTCGCCGAGGGGTTTCGGGCCCTCCTTGACGTGATGGCGGCCGAGCGAGAGCTGCGCGACGTGGTCGCGTACCTGCCGACCGAGTCGATGGATTTCGACCTCCGCCACCTGGCCGAGGCGACAATCGTCACGCCCTCCGAGACGCGGCCGAACGCGCCGCTCCAGCGACTGCTCGGACTGATGCGGGAGGCGGCGTCGGTGACGGCCTTCTCCCATGCCCTCAACGACCAGAGCCTCTCGGTCGTCGCGGACCGGCTCGGAGACCAGGAGTTCGAGGCAGTGTTGACGCGGGGCGCCGTCGACTCACTGGTCGCCGACGATACGCTCCGGGAACGTCTTCGCCGCGTGGTCTCGGCCCCGTCGGCCGGCGTCCGGGTGGCCGAGGACGACATCCCGGTGGCGGTTACCATCGCTGACGACGTGGTCAACATTCTGGTCCGGGACGACCGGGGCGTGGTGCAGGCCTCGGTCGATACGACCGACGACGCGGTCAGGGAGTGGGCCGAGCGGCGCTACGAACACTACCGCGTGCACTCGGAGCCGCTGACCCCAGACGCCCTCGAGCCGTGA
- a CDS encoding DMT family transporter, whose product MVSRKTILLGALVSVLFGGTFVATKAGLAQFPPLLFVALRYHVAAVVLGAYVLLTRSGAALRPGRDDIAGILATGLVVLGLTNALLFVGQADATSAVGAILFSLNPILTPVFAAVLLADERLSPRGAVGLAVGLVGVALVVDPDPAMFTDGGIGKLLLFGGAVTGALGSVLIRRSGGTLDSTVRTAWGLPVGAVFCHALSLGAGESVAAIQWGLPAVLALGYVGVFAGAVAYVAYFGLLDRAGATHGNLVFYVVPVVSTLGGWALLGETIAPMAGVGFLVVFAGFAILGSESISLPFSDEPPRRNTDYVDAD is encoded by the coding sequence TTGGTATCACGAAAAACCATCCTGCTCGGTGCGCTGGTGAGCGTCCTCTTTGGCGGGACCTTCGTCGCAACGAAAGCGGGATTGGCACAGTTCCCGCCGCTGCTGTTCGTTGCGCTTCGTTACCACGTCGCCGCGGTCGTACTGGGAGCCTACGTCCTCCTCACGCGCTCGGGCGCAGCGCTGCGTCCGGGGCGAGACGATATCGCCGGCATTCTCGCGACCGGCCTCGTCGTACTCGGCCTGACGAACGCGCTCCTGTTCGTGGGCCAGGCGGACGCGACCAGCGCCGTCGGTGCCATCCTCTTCAGCCTCAACCCGATTCTGACGCCCGTCTTCGCCGCCGTGTTGCTGGCCGACGAGCGGCTCTCCCCGCGGGGCGCGGTCGGGCTCGCCGTCGGACTCGTCGGCGTCGCACTGGTCGTCGACCCCGACCCGGCGATGTTCACCGACGGTGGCATCGGCAAGCTGTTGCTCTTTGGCGGCGCGGTCACCGGCGCGCTGGGCAGTGTCCTCATCCGCCGGAGCGGCGGGACCCTCGACAGCACCGTCCGAACGGCGTGGGGTCTGCCGGTCGGTGCGGTGTTCTGTCACGCCCTCAGCCTCGGCGCGGGCGAATCCGTCGCCGCGATTCAGTGGGGCCTCCCGGCCGTGCTCGCACTCGGGTACGTCGGCGTCTTCGCCGGGGCCGTGGCCTACGTGGCCTACTTCGGGCTGCTCGACCGCGCCGGCGCGACCCACGGCAACCTCGTGTTCTACGTGGTCCCCGTCGTCTCGACGCTGGGCGGGTGGGCGCTGCTGGGCGAGACTATCGCACCGATGGCCGGCGTCGGCTTCCTGGTCGTCTTCGCCGGGTTCGCTATTCTGGGCAGCGAGTCCATCTCCCTGCCGTTCTCGGACGAACCGCCCCGTCGTAACACCGACTACGTCGACGCCGACTAG
- a CDS encoding DUF555 domain-containing protein: MDCRVVVEAAVPVYDVGTADEAVRIAISKTGEMLNPDLNYVEINMGERVCPHCHEQLEPAFIAADESLVALELEMTVFNVERDEHASRIARKEIGQRLTNIPLEIVEIERLPDEETDTSEESEASKGDVLPEFEELIDE; encoded by the coding sequence ATGGACTGCAGAGTTGTCGTCGAGGCTGCCGTCCCGGTTTACGACGTGGGCACGGCCGACGAGGCCGTCCGCATCGCCATCTCGAAGACTGGCGAGATGCTCAACCCGGACCTGAACTACGTCGAGATCAACATGGGTGAGCGCGTCTGTCCCCACTGCCACGAGCAACTCGAACCGGCCTTCATCGCGGCCGACGAGAGCCTCGTCGCGCTCGAACTGGAGATGACGGTGTTCAACGTCGAGCGCGACGAACACGCGTCCCGCATCGCGCGCAAGGAGATCGGGCAGCGACTGACGAACATCCCTCTCGAAATCGTGGAGATAGAGCGGCTACCCGACGAAGAAACGGACACGAGCGAGGAAAGCGAGGCGTCGAAAGGGGACGTACTCCCCGAGTTCGAGGAGCTTATCGACGAGTGA
- a CDS encoding UPF0058 family protein — translation MKKQELIHLHGLLAQVQNHYEAESGSEVEHDEYAELGVKPTSIHKSKTDHKAAVFAIANGITSEMTAEEKEPVSAAAD, via the coding sequence ATGAAGAAGCAGGAGCTTATTCACCTTCACGGCCTGCTTGCACAAGTACAGAACCACTACGAAGCGGAGTCGGGTTCCGAGGTGGAACACGACGAGTACGCCGAACTGGGCGTCAAGCCGACATCGATTCACAAGTCGAAGACAGACCACAAGGCCGCCGTCTTTGCTATCGCGAACGGTATCACCTCGGAGATGACCGCCGAGGAGAAAGAGCCGGTTTCTGCCGCCGCGGACTAA
- a CDS encoding translation initiation factor IF-2 subunit beta — protein sequence MDYDDMLDRAASETSEVTGTDERLSVPDPDVRQEGSVTVVENFQTLCDRLGREPTHLLQFFQREVGTSGHIDESGRARITGAFDAGRIGDAIEAYVDGFVRCSECGLPDTRLEKENGVTVLRCEACGAQSATPSED from the coding sequence ATGGACTACGACGACATGCTCGACAGAGCGGCCAGCGAGACCTCCGAGGTTACCGGCACGGACGAACGACTCTCCGTCCCTGACCCGGACGTCCGTCAGGAGGGGTCGGTCACCGTCGTCGAGAACTTCCAGACGCTGTGTGACCGCCTCGGCCGGGAACCGACGCATCTGTTGCAGTTCTTCCAGCGGGAGGTCGGCACCAGCGGACACATCGACGAGAGCGGGCGTGCCCGGATAACCGGCGCCTTCGACGCGGGCCGCATCGGCGACGCTATCGAGGCGTACGTCGATGGGTTCGTCCGCTGTTCGGAGTGTGGCCTGCCCGATACGCGACTGGAGAAAGAAAACGGCGTGACGGTGCTGCGATGTGAGGCCTGCGGTGCCCAATCGGCCACGCCGAGCGAGGACTAG
- a CDS encoding transcription initiation factor IIB: protein MSESPVRSNTRERTQNEKVNEETSEQETEQQDVCPECSGNVATDTEHGETVCKDCGLVIEEDSIDRGPEWRAFDSAERDRKSRVGAPTTNMMHDKGLSTNIGWQNKDAYGRSLSSEQRQKMQRLRTWNERFRTRDSKERNLKQALGEIDRMASALGLPQNVRETASVIYRRALGDDLLPGRSIEGVATAALYASARMAGSPRSLDEMAVVSRVDKMELTRTYRYIVRELNLEVQPADPEQYLPRFVSDLDLTDETERRARELIERARRAGLLSGKSPVGLAAAAVYAAALLTNDKVTQSEVSDVANISEVTIRNRYKELLEADDVPA, encoded by the coding sequence ATGAGTGAATCACCAGTACGCAGCAACACGAGGGAACGAACACAGAACGAGAAGGTCAACGAGGAGACCAGCGAGCAGGAGACAGAACAGCAGGACGTCTGTCCCGAGTGCAGCGGTAACGTCGCGACGGACACCGAGCACGGCGAGACGGTCTGTAAGGACTGCGGGCTCGTCATCGAAGAGGACAGCATCGACCGCGGCCCGGAGTGGCGCGCCTTCGACTCCGCCGAGCGCGACCGCAAGTCCCGCGTCGGCGCCCCGACGACGAACATGATGCACGACAAGGGGCTCTCGACCAACATCGGCTGGCAGAACAAGGACGCCTACGGGCGCTCCCTGTCCAGCGAGCAGCGTCAGAAGATGCAGCGCCTGCGCACGTGGAACGAGCGGTTCCGCACCCGTGACTCCAAGGAGCGCAACCTCAAGCAGGCCCTCGGCGAGATCGACCGCATGGCCTCGGCGCTGGGGCTGCCCCAGAACGTCCGCGAGACCGCGAGCGTCATCTACCGCCGGGCGCTGGGAGACGACCTGCTCCCGGGGCGCTCTATCGAGGGCGTGGCGACGGCTGCACTGTATGCCTCCGCACGGATGGCAGGCAGCCCCCGGTCGCTCGACGAGATGGCCGTCGTCTCACGGGTCGATAAGATGGAGCTTACACGGACCTACCGCTACATCGTCCGGGAGCTGAACCTCGAGGTCCAGCCCGCCGACCCCGAGCAGTACCTCCCGCGATTCGTGTCAGACCTCGACCTCACCGACGAGACCGAGCGCCGAGCCCGGGAACTCATCGAGCGAGCCCGTCGGGCCGGCCTGCTTTCGGGCAAGTCGCCGGTCGGGCTCGCTGCCGCAGCCGTCTACGCGGCCGCCTTGCTCACCAACGACAAGGTAACCCAGAGCGAGGTCAGCGACGTAGCCAACATCTCCGAGGTCACGATCCGGAACCGCTACAAGGAGTTGCTCGAAGCCGACGACGTTCCGGCGTAG
- a CDS encoding DUF7282 domain-containing protein: MRKRILTALIALTVVTSGLAGVTAAETGTDAELAQQADAASVTFENQTTGGDTVTVDSVTLPEGGYVTIHGPSLADGDTLGSVAGTSEYLGPGTHENVTVTLTDPVSEGSYTAMAHQETDGDQTYEFVASNAGVDGPYTNADGAVVDSATVTPSATVSMSDQPTTGDSVVVDRVVLSEGGFVTIHDASVNEGAVLDSIRGTSTYLSAGVHEDVRVSLDDPVTENTTLVPMAHMDTDDNQAYTFPENTSTDGPYTNADGAVVDTAAVTVGQDAMASMNDQVTGGNAVTVDSVYVPEGGFVTIHDSSLNDGETFDSVRGTSTYLEAGYHTDVTVSLDSAVTNDTTLVAMPHKDTDGDESYTFVESDGSADGPYTDGTGAVTDNAAVTVSATVSMDSQLSGGNAVVVDSVDMSEGGFVAIHGPTGAVVGSSEYLAAGVHEDVPVALDERLTSSQALTAMPHFDTDGDDTYDFVTSDGADDGPYTDADGAVVDSAEVVVEANIDFAAQSSDGESVTIDSVTLQDGGFVTIHDATLLEGATFDSIRGTSMYLGPGTHENVTVTLDEPLSENTTLVPMAHRDTDGDEAYTFEESGGSADGPYATSFAPGAVVASAPVTVQTMDGGDMGNEMDGDQMTEEMTETMTEGTAVQTTGGSGPGFTGIVALMALVAAALLAVRSQR, encoded by the coding sequence ATGCGGAAACGCATCCTTACAGCACTGATCGCACTCACCGTCGTCACCTCCGGCCTCGCCGGCGTGACTGCGGCCGAGACCGGAACCGACGCCGAACTGGCACAGCAGGCCGACGCAGCGAGTGTCACGTTCGAGAACCAGACCACCGGCGGCGACACCGTCACCGTCGATTCGGTGACGCTGCCGGAGGGCGGCTACGTCACCATCCACGGCCCGTCGCTGGCCGACGGTGACACGCTCGGCAGCGTCGCGGGTACCTCCGAGTACCTCGGCCCGGGCACGCACGAGAACGTCACCGTGACGCTCACCGACCCCGTGAGCGAGGGGAGCTACACGGCGATGGCCCACCAGGAGACCGACGGTGACCAGACGTACGAGTTCGTCGCCTCGAACGCCGGGGTCGACGGTCCCTACACGAACGCTGACGGCGCGGTCGTCGACAGCGCGACCGTCACCCCGTCGGCGACCGTCTCGATGTCCGACCAGCCGACCACCGGCGACAGCGTCGTCGTCGACCGCGTCGTCCTGAGCGAGGGCGGCTTCGTCACGATTCACGACGCCTCGGTCAACGAGGGTGCAGTCCTCGACAGCATCCGCGGGACGTCGACGTACCTCTCCGCGGGCGTCCACGAGGACGTACGCGTCTCGCTGGACGACCCCGTGACCGAGAACACCACGCTGGTCCCGATGGCTCACATGGATACTGACGACAACCAGGCCTACACCTTCCCGGAGAACACGTCCACCGACGGACCCTACACGAACGCTGACGGCGCCGTCGTCGATACGGCCGCCGTGACGGTGGGTCAGGATGCCATGGCGTCGATGAACGACCAGGTCACCGGCGGCAACGCCGTGACGGTCGACTCCGTCTACGTCCCCGAGGGCGGCTTCGTGACGATACACGACAGCTCGCTGAACGACGGCGAGACCTTCGACAGCGTTCGGGGTACCTCGACGTACCTCGAAGCCGGCTACCACACGGACGTGACTGTCTCGCTCGACAGCGCGGTGACCAACGACACCACGCTCGTCGCGATGCCCCACAAGGACACCGACGGGGACGAGAGCTACACCTTCGTCGAGAGCGACGGCAGCGCTGACGGTCCATACACCGACGGCACCGGTGCTGTGACCGACAACGCTGCGGTGACGGTCTCGGCGACCGTTTCGATGGACTCCCAGCTCAGCGGCGGGAACGCCGTCGTGGTCGACAGCGTGGACATGAGCGAGGGCGGCTTCGTCGCCATCCACGGGCCGACCGGCGCTGTCGTTGGCTCCTCCGAGTACCTCGCCGCGGGCGTCCACGAGGACGTCCCGGTGGCGCTCGACGAGCGACTGACCAGCAGCCAGGCACTCACCGCGATGCCACACTTCGACACGGACGGCGACGATACGTACGACTTCGTGACCAGTGACGGCGCGGACGACGGTCCGTACACCGACGCCGACGGCGCCGTTGTCGATAGCGCCGAGGTCGTCGTCGAGGCCAACATCGACTTTGCGGCCCAGTCCAGCGACGGCGAGAGCGTGACCATCGATTCGGTCACGCTACAGGACGGCGGCTTCGTGACGATTCACGACGCGACGCTGCTCGAGGGTGCGACCTTCGACAGCATCCGCGGCACGTCGATGTACCTCGGCCCGGGCACGCACGAGAACGTCACTGTGACCCTCGACGAGCCCCTCTCCGAGAACACGACGCTCGTCCCGATGGCCCACCGAGACACCGACGGTGACGAGGCCTACACCTTCGAGGAGAGCGGCGGGAGCGCGGACGGTCCGTACGCGACCAGCTTCGCACCCGGCGCAGTCGTGGCCTCCGCACCGGTGACCGTCCAGACGATGGACGGCGGTGACATGGGTAACGAGATGGACGGCGACCAGATGACCGAGGAGATGACGGAGACGATGACCGAGGGCACGGCGGTCCAGACGACCGGCGGCTCCGGGCCCGGCTTCACCGGTATCGTCGCGCTAATGGCGCTCGTCGCCGCGGCGCTTCTCGCCGTTCGCAGCCAGCGATAG
- a CDS encoding ArsR/SmtB family transcription factor, giving the protein MEAVLWYVLTSTRGGANRIRILRALDERPRNANRLAEELDLDYKTVRHHLDVLEENDILTDSGDDYGAVYLPTDRVRNYWDTVEQIMESTE; this is encoded by the coding sequence ATGGAGGCCGTCCTGTGGTACGTGCTGACGAGTACGCGGGGCGGAGCGAACCGCATCCGGATTCTGCGGGCGCTGGACGAACGGCCGCGTAACGCGAACAGACTGGCCGAGGAGCTGGACCTCGATTACAAGACGGTCCGACACCACCTCGACGTGCTGGAGGAAAACGACATTCTCACAGACAGCGGGGACGATTACGGCGCGGTGTACCTCCCGACGGACCGCGTCCGCAACTACTGGGACACCGTCGAACAGATAATGGAGAGTACGGAATGA